In Candidatus Saganbacteria bacterium, a single window of DNA contains:
- a CDS encoding methyltransferase domain-containing protein codes for MKTAFQRILFPLECNGRHAAIAGRIDDAIQDYRRPYFNGYRTPVQRAGTVLEFNSMASGLAKKLSGNAVPIGDETMRRALVRTFWLNPNVTLGNGKFIFKGSNEGGTIPVICRSDDEEMPLEIPVKVEQKRCLVESLVKAVIGESETLCAQDFLKVASLLNDPRLFADVKTFDPEAILVPLPEHNGVAGDRPDNCWSPERIEPSLKNYSAQRAQILEANRKYFEEMFRIFPVRDDTGEKLEVGSGLGNFRAMIPQRLWPSMIHMDWNTALTAYVKKHYEGARAETGNIYDIPFPDAAFENVFGLTPFVSLYYLDHAMAQIHRVLKPGGTLFAFQDIIPNDNQMSEQLVRRGLFPYRNRTAYSTKKIDSKKFLLNMALDASCKKIADRSAWEQYLKVSNGKMVIQNCYEYLHHWLVNEMKYAGFDILYAGFEKVFEVAMRQIHHVDVDHSGSVIDPDVLFRFQCVEDGPFHMQLEIPGELPGDIRRAIGPDRLIEYSIIWAVVGRKRE; via the coding sequence ATGAAAACCGCTTTTCAAAGGATATTATTTCCGCTGGAATGCAACGGCCGTCACGCGGCGATCGCGGGAAGGATCGATGACGCGATACAGGACTATAGAAGACCGTATTTTAACGGTTACCGGACGCCTGTCCAGAGGGCCGGAACAGTTCTTGAATTCAATTCAATGGCATCGGGACTGGCAAAAAAATTGTCAGGCAATGCTGTCCCTATCGGTGACGAAACCATGCGCAGGGCCCTTGTCAGGACTTTCTGGCTGAATCCCAACGTGACGCTTGGCAACGGCAAGTTCATCTTTAAGGGAAGCAACGAGGGAGGGACGATCCCTGTCATCTGCAGAAGCGATGACGAGGAAATGCCGCTCGAGATCCCTGTAAAAGTGGAACAAAAAAGGTGCCTAGTCGAATCTCTGGTAAAAGCGGTCATCGGCGAGTCGGAAACGCTTTGCGCACAGGATTTTCTAAAGGTCGCTTCGTTGCTGAACGATCCGCGGCTGTTCGCGGACGTAAAAACATTCGATCCTGAAGCTATCCTCGTGCCCCTTCCCGAACATAACGGGGTCGCGGGCGACAGGCCGGACAACTGCTGGTCCCCGGAGAGGATCGAACCCTCGCTGAAAAATTATTCGGCGCAGAGAGCACAGATTTTGGAAGCCAACAGGAAATATTTCGAAGAGATGTTCAGGATATTCCCGGTCAGGGACGACACGGGTGAAAAACTTGAAGTAGGCAGCGGCCTCGGCAATTTCAGGGCGATGATACCGCAACGGCTTTGGCCTTCGATGATCCACATGGACTGGAATACAGCGCTGACAGCTTATGTAAAAAAGCACTATGAAGGCGCGAGGGCCGAAACGGGGAATATATACGATATCCCGTTCCCTGACGCGGCTTTTGAGAATGTCTTCGGCCTGACGCCTTTTGTCTCGTTATATTATCTCGACCACGCGATGGCCCAGATACACAGGGTGCTCAAGCCCGGAGGGACGCTGTTCGCATTTCAGGATATCATACCCAACGACAATCAGATGTCGGAACAGCTGGTCAGAAGAGGACTTTTTCCATACAGGAACCGGACCGCTTACAGTACAAAAAAGATCGACAGCAAAAAATTCCTGCTCAATATGGCCCTTGATGCATCCTGCAAAAAGATTGCCGATCGATCAGCATGGGAACAATATCTGAAAGTATCCAACGGGAAAATGGTGATACAGAACTGCTACGAATATTTACATCACTGGCTGGTCAATGAGATGAAATATGCCGGTTTCGATATCCTTTATGCCGGGTTTGAAAAAGTATTTGAGGTAGCCATGAGGCAGATCCATCACGTGGATGTTGATCACAGCGGTAGCGTGATCGATCCTGATGTATTGTTCAGATTTCAATGCGTCGAAGACGGTCCTTTTCACATGCAGCTTGAAATCCCGGGAGAATTGCCAGGTGACATCCGACGGGCCATCGGTCCTGACAGGCTGATCGAGTATTCAATAATCTGGGCCGTAGTAGGGCGGAAGAGAGAATAG
- a CDS encoding YegS/Rv2252/BmrU family lipid kinase, which yields MKYNINMVPRYYFIVNPHSAGGNTAKIWPRVKEAFELKLGKLDFSFTKGNIHATYIAGKALYDGYDAIIAVGGDGTLNEVLNGFYDSDKKINHEACLGYFPSGTGEDLSRTLGIDDLSVEEQVNRLLNNDIKKIDAGMAIFRKKNGSFTSRRFINESSIGFSSDVAERVNRSPKVFRGKAAFILGILSSLIFLKNHKITVNVDGHGFFEGPVLAGVAANGKFFGGGMMIAPNAAIDDGSFDIVIVEGMSRIEVLRNIGSIYGGHHLSNKKVIIKRGKEIRITSKEEVFIEMDGEPVGCLDVILRLLEKVLLISLLISVSGLYIAGRLMPAHKLKQHNDVAGYIFTTLGVIYAVLLAFMVVISWQSFETASTNVSKEANAIADLYRDSEGLSPDFRIKICTALDDYTKGIINEEWPLLSKGERSLHVQELSTRIYRLYASYRPRTETEKIFLQESVHKLNEKGELRRMRINESNNGVHPLLWFVLISGGLITICFTMFFGTENTVPQIFMTSLLAVLITLILFTILALDFPFTGDVRITPEPFRQILNYLGHI from the coding sequence TTGAAGTATAATATCAATATGGTGCCGAGGTATTATTTCATCGTCAATCCGCATTCCGCCGGCGGAAATACGGCAAAGATCTGGCCGCGCGTAAAGGAAGCTTTTGAGCTTAAACTCGGGAAGCTGGATTTTTCATTTACAAAGGGCAACATACACGCCACCTACATCGCGGGTAAAGCGCTCTATGACGGGTACGACGCGATCATCGCGGTGGGCGGCGACGGCACGCTGAACGAGGTCCTTAACGGCTTTTACGATTCCGACAAGAAGATAAACCATGAAGCCTGCCTGGGATATTTCCCGAGCGGCACGGGAGAGGATCTGTCCCGCACTCTCGGTATAGACGACCTGTCGGTCGAAGAACAGGTCAACAGGTTACTCAACAACGATATAAAGAAAATAGATGCTGGCATGGCGATCTTCAGAAAAAAGAACGGTTCTTTCACTTCAAGAAGGTTCATCAACGAATCAAGCATCGGCTTTTCTTCCGACGTCGCCGAAAGGGTGAACCGGTCGCCGAAGGTATTCCGGGGAAAAGCCGCTTTCATCCTCGGGATATTATCCAGCCTTATATTCCTGAAAAATCATAAGATCACCGTCAATGTCGACGGCCATGGTTTTTTTGAAGGCCCGGTGCTTGCCGGCGTGGCCGCGAACGGTAAATTCTTCGGCGGCGGCATGATGATCGCGCCTAACGCCGCCATTGACGACGGCAGTTTCGATATCGTGATAGTGGAAGGCATGAGCCGTATCGAGGTCCTGCGAAACATCGGGAGCATATACGGCGGGCATCATCTCTCAAATAAAAAGGTTATAATAAAAAGGGGCAAAGAGATCCGTATTACATCAAAAGAAGAGGTCTTTATCGAAATGGACGGCGAGCCGGTCGGCTGCCTTGACGTAATACTGCGGCTTCTTGAAAAAGTTTTGCTCATATCATTATTGATCTCCGTCAGCGGGCTTTATATCGCGGGAAGATTGATGCCTGCCCATAAATTAAAACAGCACAATGACGTGGCCGGCTATATTTTCACGACGCTGGGCGTGATCTACGCCGTCCTTCTGGCTTTTATGGTTGTGATCTCATGGCAGAGTTTTGAGACCGCGAGCACGAACGTGTCAAAAGAGGCCAACGCTATCGCCGACCTTTACCGCGACAGCGAAGGTCTCTCTCCGGATTTCAGGATAAAGATCTGTACAGCGCTGGATGATTATACAAAAGGCATTATAAACGAAGAATGGCCTCTTCTTTCAAAAGGGGAGAGAAGCCTGCATGTCCAGGAGCTTTCCACCAGAATATACAGGTTGTACGCTTCGTACCGGCCCCGCACCGAGACCGAGAAGATCTTCCTCCAGGAATCCGTGCATAAACTTAACGAGAAAGGCGAGCTGAGACGCATGCGGATCAACGAATCAAATAACGGGGTCCATCCGCTGCTCTGGTTCGTCCTGATAAGCGGCGGCCTGATAACGATCTGTTTCACCATGTTTTTCGGTACCGAGAACACGGTCCCGCAGATATTTATGACCTCGCTTCTTGCTGTCCTTATTACCCTGATATTGTTCACCATATTGGCCCTCGATTTCCCGTTCACTGGAGATGTGAGGATAACCCCCGAACCTTTCAGACAGATATTGAACTATCTGGGGCATATATAG